The following coding sequences are from one Streptomyces angustmyceticus window:
- a CDS encoding ATP-binding protein — translation MRHRVSLGRFPVQSIGAFIPWRGAKEVSGVALVVAQEVPTSSIMAVPHGPVGVGMARRRMREELLASGVQDTVVDDAVLVLSELLSNSCRHARPIYENGSPDSVTPDAQDTPASVRASWRIDAQGRLTVAVTDGGGPTRPLPATPSVTARGGRGLAIIRSLAKDWGVRDTAGGEVTVWAALSLQGAFATRVDLTPDLPPSLTTGAGVPGGRPPAPGFPDFDDLP, via the coding sequence ATGCGTCACCGCGTGTCGCTTGGCCGGTTTCCGGTCCAGTCCATTGGGGCATTCATCCCGTGGCGTGGGGCAAAGGAGGTCTCGGGGGTGGCGTTGGTGGTGGCACAAGAGGTGCCGACGTCGTCGATCATGGCCGTACCCCATGGTCCAGTGGGTGTGGGCATGGCCAGGCGACGCATGCGTGAAGAACTGTTGGCAAGTGGAGTTCAGGACACCGTCGTCGATGACGCGGTCCTCGTTCTTTCGGAACTGTTGAGCAATTCGTGTCGCCATGCGCGTCCGATATACGAAAACGGATCGCCGGATTCCGTAACGCCCGACGCACAGGACACCCCGGCATCCGTACGGGCCTCCTGGCGCATCGACGCACAGGGCAGGCTGACCGTCGCGGTCACGGACGGCGGCGGCCCGACCCGGCCTCTTCCGGCCACTCCGTCGGTCACCGCGCGCGGCGGCCGCGGGCTGGCGATCATCCGGTCGCTCGCCAAGGACTGGGGCGTGCGCGACACGGCCGGCGGCGAGGTGACGGTCTGGGCGGCCCTCTCGCTCCAAGGCGCGTTCGCTACGCGCGTGGACCTCACGCCCGATCTGCCGCCCTCGCTCACCACGGGCGCGGGCGTGCCGGGCGGCCGGCCGCCGGCTCCGGGCTTCCCGGACTTCGACGACCTGCCATAG
- a CDS encoding bifunctional DNA primase/polymerase, which yields MREILGRRRKLLFRRGGKSAQLGAALHYATEWQWPVLPGVGLGSPGRPPAGARLGLGERSARRCSCPDPECVVPGAHPFDPGLLAATTDARMVRWWWTNRPDAPVILATGGRAPCAVSLPAVAGVRALAALDHFGVRLGPVVATPTRWSLLVSPYDLPELGELLHSQDWVPSSLRFHGEGGYVVLPPSQIGTGRVRWERPPAAVPAAPRLPKVATIVDALVTASTSTPDGGSRLAY from the coding sequence ATGCGCGAGATCCTCGGAAGGCGACGCAAGCTGCTGTTCCGACGCGGCGGAAAGTCGGCGCAGCTCGGTGCGGCGCTCCACTACGCCACCGAGTGGCAGTGGCCGGTGCTCCCCGGTGTGGGACTCGGATCCCCCGGCCGCCCGCCGGCCGGCGCCCGCCTCGGCCTCGGCGAGCGGAGCGCCCGGCGGTGCAGCTGTCCGGACCCGGAGTGCGTGGTGCCCGGCGCGCACCCCTTCGACCCCGGTCTCCTGGCCGCCACCACCGACGCCCGGATGGTGCGCTGGTGGTGGACGAACCGCCCCGACGCCCCGGTCATCCTGGCCACCGGCGGCCGCGCGCCCTGCGCGGTGAGCCTGCCCGCCGTCGCCGGGGTCCGTGCCCTGGCGGCCCTGGACCACTTCGGTGTGCGCCTCGGCCCCGTGGTGGCCACGCCCACCCGCTGGTCGCTGCTCGTCTCGCCGTACGACCTCCCGGAGTTGGGCGAGCTGCTGCACTCCCAGGACTGGGTGCCCAGCTCGCTGCGGTTCCACGGCGAGGGCGGCTACGTGGTGCTCCCGCCCTCCCAGATCGGCACCGGCCGGGTCCGCTGGGAGCGGCCGCCGGCCGCGGTGCCCGCCGCGCCCCGGCTGCCGAAGGTGGCCACGATCGTGGACGCCCTCGTCACCGCGAGCACCAGTACCCCCGACGGCGGCAGCCGGCTCGCCTACTGA
- a CDS encoding PP2C family protein-serine/threonine phosphatase translates to MAGIEPALPAPAHTVAPHGPKAPAEPAVGASPDHLSGALPDPLAVGQLAAVQDRLAGWISDLSTLHDLTERLARTRTLEDALRELLRAGAALVGARRGLVVLAPSDGLGPETTVGLGLGHAEIGHIETVPRRALSYARILDGLPERATADDTRTGPLDDPCHDGPAGPCTEIAEPDIPGEKDLDPRLREVAARLGYAASYAVPLCADLLGRTGAAVWLYDEPAEPTARQRHLVGLYRAHAAEHLALLLALHRSRRATETLREELLPQRLPRIPGVRLAVRHSTGPRGGGDWYDALPLPDGALGLAVGSVTGSGPSAVAAMGRLRASLRAYAVMEGEDPVAVLSDLELLLRLTEPARSATALFAFTEPPPGAPGGPAAPPGGVTDPFSRKLVLAGAGHCPPLILGDLRTEFVETSLSAPLGMLACWEAPSVEIEPAGGETLLLYSDGLLHRTGEPMDRAFTRLHAAAASVPRASRHDPEAVVDHIVRTMLPQGLDDPSSEEDVVLLAAYFEE, encoded by the coding sequence GTGGCTGGAATCGAACCAGCTCTTCCCGCCCCCGCGCACACTGTCGCCCCCCACGGGCCGAAAGCCCCCGCGGAACCCGCCGTCGGCGCCTCCCCGGACCACCTGTCCGGCGCCCTCCCCGACCCCTTGGCCGTCGGCCAACTCGCCGCCGTCCAGGACCGGCTGGCCGGCTGGATCTCCGACCTCAGCACCCTGCACGACCTCACCGAACGGCTGGCGCGCACCCGGACGCTGGAGGACGCCCTCCGTGAGCTGCTGCGCGCCGGCGCCGCCCTGGTCGGGGCGCGCCGCGGGCTGGTCGTCCTCGCCCCGTCCGACGGCCTCGGCCCGGAGACCACCGTCGGCCTCGGCCTCGGCCACGCCGAGATCGGTCACATCGAGACCGTCCCGCGCCGCGCCCTGTCGTACGCGCGGATACTGGACGGCCTCCCGGAGCGGGCCACCGCCGACGACACCCGCACCGGCCCGCTCGACGACCCCTGCCACGACGGACCGGCGGGCCCCTGCACCGAGATCGCCGAGCCCGACATCCCCGGCGAGAAGGACCTCGACCCCCGGCTGCGCGAGGTCGCGGCCCGGCTCGGGTACGCCGCCAGTTACGCGGTGCCGCTCTGCGCCGACCTCCTCGGCAGGACCGGCGCCGCGGTCTGGCTCTACGACGAACCGGCCGAGCCCACCGCGCGGCAGCGCCATCTCGTCGGCCTCTACCGCGCGCACGCCGCCGAGCACCTCGCCCTCCTGCTGGCGCTCCACCGCAGCCGCCGGGCCACCGAGACCCTCCGCGAGGAGCTGCTCCCCCAGCGGCTGCCGCGGATCCCCGGCGTACGCCTGGCGGTGCGGCACAGCACCGGGCCGCGCGGCGGCGGGGACTGGTACGACGCGCTGCCGCTGCCCGACGGCGCCCTGGGCCTGGCGGTCGGTTCGGTGACCGGCTCCGGCCCGAGCGCGGTGGCGGCCATGGGACGGCTGCGGGCGTCCCTGCGGGCCTACGCCGTCATGGAGGGGGAGGATCCGGTCGCGGTGCTCTCGGACCTGGAGCTGCTGCTGCGGCTGACCGAGCCGGCCCGCAGCGCCACCGCGCTGTTCGCCTTCACCGAGCCGCCGCCCGGCGCGCCCGGCGGGCCGGCGGCGCCGCCCGGCGGGGTCACCGACCCCTTCTCCCGCAAGCTGGTGCTGGCCGGGGCCGGCCACTGCCCGCCGCTGATCCTCGGCGATCTGCGGACGGAGTTCGTGGAGACCTCGCTGTCCGCGCCGCTGGGCATGCTGGCCTGCTGGGAAGCGCCGAGCGTGGAGATCGAGCCGGCCGGCGGCGAGACCCTGCTGCTCTACAGCGACGGGCTGCTGCACCGCACCGGCGAGCCCATGGACCGCGCCTTCACCCGGCTGCACGCGGCGGCCGCGAGCGTCCCCCGGGCGAGCCGGCACGATCCGGAGGCGGTCGTCGACCACATCGTGCGCACGATGCTGCCGCAGGGACTGGACGATCCCTCGTCGGAGGAGGACGTGGTGCTGCTCGCGGCGTACTTCGAGGAGTAG
- a CDS encoding DUF5926 family protein produces the protein MAKKRRPQPQAAAPQTQDGEVPVAGAREPCPCGSGRRYKACHGRQAAHAATELVQRPFEGLPGECDWVAMRELVPAATARLTLKGGLPEGVPSVTLATVLPMAWPALRRDNGEVLLGLQNDTASGDLSRDLADTLQRALATEPGNPVAAERHSADGPRLQDLLDADAPFEPTVHTGFEFWVENAEHATGEVAASLERANAAAVPTARIPGLEGAYWCEAPEKNHLRWVTAHPEERLLDALARLHAAGAASLGEGTRLVGSFRAHGLVVPVWDLPSEMGADEVAKPAAAFAERLAEALASDAPLTPEERRARGGLTNRQITLS, from the coding sequence ATGGCCAAGAAGCGCCGTCCCCAGCCCCAGGCCGCAGCACCGCAGACGCAGGACGGCGAGGTGCCGGTCGCCGGCGCCCGTGAGCCCTGCCCGTGCGGCTCCGGCCGCCGGTACAAGGCCTGTCACGGGCGGCAGGCGGCGCACGCCGCCACCGAGCTCGTGCAGCGCCCCTTCGAGGGTCTGCCCGGCGAGTGCGACTGGGTGGCCATGCGCGAGCTGGTGCCCGCCGCCACCGCCCGGCTGACGCTGAAGGGCGGGCTGCCCGAGGGCGTTCCGTCGGTGACGCTGGCGACCGTGCTGCCGATGGCGTGGCCCGCGCTGCGCCGCGACAACGGCGAGGTGCTGCTCGGCCTGCAGAACGACACCGCCTCCGGCGACCTCAGCCGCGACCTCGCGGACACCCTGCAGCGCGCGCTGGCCACGGAGCCCGGCAACCCGGTCGCCGCCGAGCGGCACTCCGCCGACGGCCCGCGGCTGCAGGACCTGCTCGACGCGGACGCGCCTTTCGAGCCGACCGTCCACACCGGCTTCGAGTTCTGGGTGGAGAACGCCGAGCACGCCACCGGCGAGGTCGCCGCCTCCCTGGAGCGGGCCAACGCGGCGGCCGTCCCGACCGCCCGCATCCCCGGCCTGGAGGGCGCCTACTGGTGCGAGGCGCCGGAGAAGAACCACCTGCGCTGGGTCACCGCGCACCCCGAGGAGCGGCTGCTGGACGCGCTGGCGCGGCTGCACGCCGCGGGCGCCGCCTCGCTCGGCGAAGGCACCCGACTGGTGGGCTCGTTCCGCGCCCACGGCCTGGTCGTCCCGGTCTGGGACCTGCCCTCGGAGATGGGCGCCGACGAGGTCGCCAAGCCGGCCGCGGCGTTCGCCGAGCGGCTGGCCGAGGCCCTGGCGTCGGACGCCCCGCTGACCCCCGAGGAGCGCCGGGCGCGCGGCGGGCTCACCAACCGTCAGATCACGCTGAGCTGA